A window from Ascaphus truei isolate aAscTru1 unplaced genomic scaffold, aAscTru1.hap1 HAP1_SCAFFOLD_2476, whole genome shotgun sequence encodes these proteins:
- the LOC142481283 gene encoding glutathione hydrolase 5 proenzyme-like, with amino-acid sequence MITSATAQAIMNTLWFGSSLGKSISDPILYVTPENTLSFESSFNKAVQRGLQEMGHQPKNNPYFFNVVQGVSQEGACLRGHSDVRKMARAAGY; translated from the exons ATGATCACAAGTGCCACTGCTCAG GCCATAATGAATACGCTGTGGTTCGGCTCCAGCCTGGGGAAATCCATCTCCGATCCCATCCTCTACGTGACCCCGGAGAACACGCTTAGCTTCGAGTCTTCCTTTAATAAG GCGGTGCAGCGAGGACTCCAGGAAATGGGTCACCAGCCTAAGAACAACCCTTACTTCTTCAACGTGGTTCAAGGCGTGTCCCAGGAGGGAGCGTGTCTGCGTGGCCACTCCGACGTGAGGAAAATGGCAAGGGCCGCGGGGTATTAG